The proteins below come from a single Zhouia spongiae genomic window:
- a CDS encoding DUF2846 domain-containing protein: MKKIITLTLILISAWTYSQSNDSDYLVTVQNDTIYCKILELKNKKVSYIIKGEKGKKKKNIFKFADVHFADASIIQNPLNIEIEKPESGYAHVYFYRPYVYTGSALACKVEYNGMPFINIKTHSYYLHKVKAGEVHKYNQKNSKKDIIEINAKDGEIYYIRGSFGGTGEAFTNNLNLSNSLHIFQDNPKVAEYVILTMKKVSPKY, translated from the coding sequence ATGAAAAAAATAATTACTCTTACTCTGATTTTAATTTCCGCTTGGACTTATTCTCAATCAAATGATTCGGATTATTTAGTTACCGTTCAAAATGATACCATTTATTGTAAAATTCTCGAATTAAAAAATAAAAAAGTAAGCTACATTATAAAAGGTGAAAAAGGAAAAAAGAAAAAAAATATATTCAAATTTGCAGATGTACATTTTGCTGACGCATCAATAATTCAAAACCCATTAAACATTGAAATTGAAAAACCAGAGTCTGGTTATGCCCACGTTTATTTTTATAGACCTTATGTTTATACAGGTTCTGCATTAGCTTGTAAAGTGGAATATAATGGAATGCCTTTTATTAACATCAAAACTCATAGTTATTATCTACACAAAGTAAAAGCTGGAGAAGTACATAAATACAATCAAAAAAACTCTAAAAAGGACATTATTGAAATCAATGCAAAAGACGGTGAAATATATTATATCAGAGGCTCTTTTGGCGGAACAGGAGAAGCTTTTACCAACAATCTGAATTTATCAAACTCATTACATATTTTTCAAGATAATCCTAAAGTTGCTGAATATGTGATTTTGACAATGAAAAAGGTAAGCCCTAAATATTAA
- a CDS encoding pentapeptide repeat-containing protein produces MAEIEGVGFRNITFIRCKILGVNFTRCNKLMFSFRFNNCIMDYCTFFGTKLKKIHFLECSLKEVDFSESDLTSSIFKESDLTGAIFSSTNLERVDFSSALNFAIDPEFNKMKNAKFSALQLEGLLYKYKLNIV; encoded by the coding sequence ATGGCAGAAATAGAGGGCGTTGGATTTAGAAATATCACCTTTATAAGATGTAAAATTCTTGGAGTTAATTTTACTAGATGTAATAAACTTATGTTTTCTTTTAGGTTTAACAATTGCATTATGGACTATTGCACATTTTTTGGAACAAAACTAAAAAAAATACACTTTTTAGAATGCTCTCTCAAAGAAGTTGATTTCTCTGAATCGGATTTGACATCATCCATATTCAAAGAATCTGATTTGACAGGCGCTATATTCTCAAGCACTAATCTTGAGAGAGTTGATTTTAGCAGCGCTTTGAATTTTGCCATAGACCCCGAATTTAACAAAATGAAAAATGCAAAGTTTTCTGCATTACAACTTGAAGGTTTACTTTATAAATATAAACTGAACATTGTATAA